One genomic region from Roseinatronobacter sp. S2 encodes:
- a CDS encoding sugar ABC transporter substrate-binding protein has product MNFRTLTNGVALATLGMGFVPGIAAAETFSLWVRSDGSEFMPPLVEAFNAAGAHQVNLQIVPVDELVQRYAIASAGGSAPDALSLDLIYTPAFAEAGQLRDLTDFAQSLPYFNELSPAHLSVGTVGDQIYGVPFSGDASFLLWNKDLYEQAGLDPEKGPETWAEIREHAEAVSALGAETYGFYFSGNCGGCNIFTFAPLIWATDGDLLADNGRTATLDSDEVVAAIAFYRGMANDNLVPAGAQTDSGSNFFAAFANGNIGISPSGSFAIGALNNNYPDLNYGVTFLPGQESGQFSSFAGGDNFVISARTDDSKIPAIEAFIEFAYSLEGQKILVANGAVPVRGDLAGQVFEGLDERYLVSAEAMANGRTPYSTVFNDIINSRNGPWITTLNRAFFAQSEEEMMQAVADGQAEMQAIIDAAP; this is encoded by the coding sequence ATGAACTTTCGGACACTGACAAACGGGGTCGCGCTTGCAACCCTTGGCATGGGTTTCGTGCCGGGGATCGCCGCGGCAGAGACATTTTCACTTTGGGTGCGCTCAGACGGATCGGAGTTCATGCCGCCGCTGGTCGAGGCGTTCAATGCCGCGGGCGCGCATCAGGTAAACCTACAGATCGTTCCGGTAGATGAGCTGGTGCAGCGCTATGCCATTGCCAGCGCTGGCGGTTCCGCCCCCGACGCCTTGTCGCTGGACCTGATCTATACGCCCGCCTTTGCCGAAGCAGGCCAGTTGCGTGATCTGACAGATTTCGCGCAGAGCCTGCCCTACTTTAACGAATTGTCGCCTGCGCATCTGTCAGTGGGCACTGTTGGTGACCAGATTTATGGCGTGCCGTTCTCAGGCGACGCGTCTTTCCTTTTGTGGAACAAGGACCTGTATGAGCAGGCAGGGCTGGACCCCGAAAAAGGGCCTGAAACATGGGCAGAGATCCGCGAGCATGCCGAAGCAGTCAGCGCGCTGGGGGCTGAAACCTATGGTTTCTATTTCTCGGGCAATTGCGGGGGTTGCAATATATTCACCTTCGCGCCCTTGATCTGGGCGACTGATGGCGACCTTCTGGCCGATAATGGCCGCACGGCAACGCTCGATTCCGACGAGGTTGTCGCCGCAATCGCGTTTTACCGTGGCATGGCAAATGACAATCTGGTCCCTGCCGGGGCGCAGACCGACAGCGGTTCCAACTTCTTTGCCGCCTTTGCAAATGGCAATATCGGCATTTCACCGTCAGGGTCTTTCGCCATCGGGGCGCTGAACAACAACTACCCCGACCTGAACTATGGCGTCACTTTCCTGCCGGGGCAGGAATCGGGCCAGTTTTCCAGCTTTGCAGGCGGCGATAATTTCGTCATCTCCGCGCGCACCGACGACAGCAAGATCCCGGCAATCGAGGCGTTCATCGAATTCGCCTATTCGCTGGAAGGGCAGAAAATTCTGGTGGCCAACGGTGCCGTGCCTGTCCGGGGCGATCTGGCCGGGCAGGTGTTCGAAGGGCTGGACGAACGCTATCTGGTTTCGGCCGAAGCCATGGCGAATGGCCGCACGCCCTATTCGACCGTCTTCAATGACATCATCAATTCGCGCAACGGGCCATGGATCACCACGCTGAACCGCGCCTTCTTCGCCCAGAGCGAAGAAGAGATGATGCAGGCCGTCGCAGATGGTCAGGCCGAAATGCAGGCGATCATCGACGCCGCCCCCTGA